In a genomic window of Variovorax paradoxus:
- a CDS encoding MFS transporter, which produces MAVTAATRWASRAQFFASGFIFATWGVHVPTVKGHYGIDEAQLGLAMLAAGAGAMYGLTSAGRWIGRHGPRRMAALCGCVYALLLCGLVAMPGYAALLGLLAVFGLVTSVFDVAINTEAAQLELRDGKPLMSGMHGMFSLGGMAGAASGSAALAAGLAPQNHLLLVSAAMVALVALSATRMLPKPPATPGAAEADHGFRLPRGALAVLGVLAALGLIAEGAIYDWSVLYLQQELGSPQKQAALAYASFSAAMAAARFGGDALRARFAPAVLLRGSGLLAAAAMTLALLTDWPWLALVGFAGVGVGFANVVPILFAASAKVPGVEPARGIAAVSAIAYLGFMAGPAVIGLIARATSLTAALYVVVVFAVALAASARYAAADRPAG; this is translated from the coding sequence ATGGCCGTGACCGCGGCCACGCGCTGGGCCTCGCGCGCGCAATTCTTCGCCTCGGGCTTCATCTTCGCGACCTGGGGCGTGCACGTGCCCACGGTCAAGGGGCACTACGGCATCGACGAGGCCCAGCTCGGCCTCGCGATGCTCGCGGCCGGCGCCGGCGCGATGTACGGCCTGACCAGCGCCGGCCGCTGGATCGGCCGCCACGGGCCGCGCCGCATGGCCGCGCTGTGCGGCTGCGTCTACGCGCTGCTGCTCTGCGGCCTGGTCGCGATGCCGGGCTATGCCGCGCTGCTGGGCCTGCTGGCGGTGTTCGGCCTGGTCACGAGCGTGTTCGACGTGGCGATCAACACCGAGGCCGCGCAGCTCGAGCTGCGCGACGGCAAGCCGCTGATGAGCGGCATGCACGGCATGTTCAGCCTCGGCGGCATGGCCGGCGCGGCCAGCGGCAGCGCGGCGCTCGCGGCCGGGCTCGCCCCGCAGAACCATCTGCTGCTGGTGTCGGCGGCGATGGTGGCGCTGGTCGCGCTGTCGGCCACGCGCATGCTGCCGAAGCCGCCCGCGACGCCCGGCGCGGCCGAGGCCGATCACGGCTTCCGCCTGCCGCGCGGCGCGCTCGCGGTGCTGGGCGTGCTGGCGGCGCTGGGGCTGATCGCCGAAGGCGCCATCTACGACTGGAGCGTGCTCTACCTGCAGCAGGAGCTGGGCAGCCCGCAGAAGCAGGCCGCCCTCGCCTATGCCAGCTTCTCGGCCGCCATGGCGGCGGCGCGCTTCGGCGGCGATGCCCTGCGCGCGCGTTTCGCGCCCGCCGTGCTGCTGCGCGGCAGCGGCCTGCTGGCCGCGGCGGCGATGACGCTGGCGCTGCTCACCGACTGGCCCTGGCTCGCGCTGGTGGGTTTCGCGGGCGTGGGCGTGGGCTTCGCGAACGTGGTGCCGATCCTGTTCGCGGCCTCGGCCAAGGTGCCGGGCGTGGAGCCGGCACGCGGCATCGCGGCCGTCTCGGCGATCGCGTACCTGGGGTTCATGGCCGGCCCGGCGGTCATCGGGCTGATCGCGCGCGCCACCTCGCTGACTGCGGCGCTCTACGTGGTGGTGGTGTTCGCGGTCGCGCTGGCGGCCTCGGCGCGCTACGCGGCGGCCGACCGGCCGGCCGGCTGA
- a CDS encoding HAD-IIIA family hydrolase produces MTDSADTARPPRFDLIAFDWDGTLYDSTRLIVRCIQAAVVDVGGAKPSEDDAAWVIGLGLAEALARAAPDVPKEKYPELGARYRYHYLQHQDDIVLFDGVLPMLDALRARGHKLAVATGKSRRGLNEALKTVALRDRFDASRTADETFGKPHPRMLLELMEELEVAPERTLMIGDTTHDLQLATNAGCASVGVSYGAHEPDSFAEFKPLHIAHSIADLEAWLLGNA; encoded by the coding sequence ATGACTGACTCTGCAGACACCGCCCGCCCCCCGCGCTTCGACCTGATCGCCTTCGACTGGGACGGCACCCTCTACGACTCCACGCGGCTGATCGTGCGCTGCATCCAGGCGGCGGTGGTCGACGTCGGTGGTGCCAAGCCCAGCGAGGACGATGCCGCCTGGGTCATCGGCCTGGGGCTGGCCGAGGCGCTGGCGCGCGCCGCGCCCGACGTGCCGAAGGAGAAGTACCCCGAGCTCGGCGCCCGCTACCGCTACCACTACCTGCAGCACCAGGACGACATCGTGCTGTTCGACGGCGTGCTGCCGATGCTCGATGCGCTGCGCGCGCGCGGCCACAAGCTGGCGGTGGCCACCGGCAAGTCGCGACGCGGCCTCAACGAGGCGCTCAAGACGGTGGCGCTGCGCGACCGCTTCGACGCCTCGCGCACCGCCGACGAGACCTTCGGCAAGCCGCATCCGCGCATGCTGCTCGAGCTGATGGAGGAGCTCGAGGTGGCCCCCGAGCGCACGCTGATGATCGGCGACACCACGCACGACCTGCAGCTGGCGACGAACGCGGGCTGCGCCAGCGTCGGCGTGAGCTACGGCGCGCACGAGCCCGACAGCTTCGCCGAGTTCAAGCCGCTGCACATCGCGCATTCGATCGCCGACCTCGAGGCCTGGCTCCTCGGCAACGCCTGA
- a CDS encoding S49 family peptidase, which translates to MNDQNRTDPRGFEPFEPTPPSLSSSTDPQRTMSNDPTQRPGWERATLEKLAFAALNEQKATRRWKTFTRLAWLAFFIFLAWFALSRGAPSTAKTTAHTAVVEIKGEIANGGDASAEFVVAAMKSAFEDEGAKGVVLLINSPGGSPVQAGIINDEIKRLKAKYKKPVYAVVEETCASAAYYIAAGADKIYVDKASIVGSIGVLMDGFGFTGVMEKVGVERRLLTSGENKGFLDPFSPMNDAQREHAQKMLDQIHEQFINVVKAGRGDRLKLDTPGLFSGLFWSGEQAVSYGLADQLGNVDYVAREVIKAEEVIDYTRRDNVAEKLAKKFGAAMGDASIRSLKSVPALR; encoded by the coding sequence ATGAACGACCAGAACCGCACCGACCCCCGGGGTTTCGAGCCTTTCGAGCCGACCCCGCCCTCGCTTTCGTCTTCGACCGATCCCCAACGCACCATGTCCAACGATCCCACTCAGCGTCCCGGCTGGGAACGCGCCACGCTCGAGAAGCTGGCCTTCGCGGCCCTCAACGAGCAGAAGGCCACGCGGCGCTGGAAGACCTTCACCCGGCTGGCCTGGCTGGCCTTCTTCATCTTCCTGGCCTGGTTCGCGCTGTCGCGCGGCGCGCCGAGCACCGCCAAGACCACGGCCCACACCGCGGTGGTCGAGATCAAGGGCGAGATCGCCAACGGTGGCGACGCCAGCGCCGAGTTCGTCGTGGCGGCCATGAAATCCGCCTTCGAGGACGAGGGTGCCAAGGGCGTGGTGCTGCTGATCAACTCGCCGGGCGGCAGCCCGGTGCAGGCCGGCATCATCAACGACGAGATCAAGCGCCTGAAGGCCAAGTACAAGAAGCCGGTCTACGCCGTGGTCGAGGAAACCTGTGCCTCGGCGGCTTACTACATCGCCGCCGGCGCCGACAAGATCTACGTCGACAAGGCCAGCATCGTGGGCAGCATCGGCGTGCTGATGGACGGCTTCGGCTTCACCGGCGTGATGGAAAAGGTCGGCGTCGAGCGCCGCCTGCTGACCTCGGGCGAGAACAAGGGCTTCCTCGACCCCTTCAGCCCGATGAACGACGCCCAGCGCGAACATGCGCAGAAGATGCTCGACCAGATCCACGAGCAGTTCATCAACGTGGTGAAGGCCGGCCGCGGCGACCGCCTCAAGCTCGACACCCCGGGCCTGTTCAGCGGCCTGTTCTGGAGCGGCGAGCAGGCCGTGAGCTACGGCCTGGCCGACCAGCTCGGCAACGTCGACTACGTGGCGCGCGAGGTGATCAAGGCCGAGGAAGTCATCGACTACACCCGCCGCGACAACGTGGCCGAGAAGCTGGCCAAGAAGTTCGGCGCCGCCATGGGCGACGCCTCGATCCGTTCGCTAAAGTCGGTGCCGGCGCTGCGCTGA
- a CDS encoding RluA family pseudouridine synthase, with protein MKNIIGAKQAPAAKEFAGGPAAIRFLTIDAESAGQRLDNFLFRHLKGVPKTHVYRIIRSGEVRINKGRAQAETRVETGDVVRLPPIRVAERAEEAASAAPAREFPLLLEDEAVLAVDKPAGVAVHGGSGVSFGVIEQLRTARPGAKFLELVHRLDRETSGILLVAKKRSALVALQEQFRERETGKTYLALVEGAWPANKKVLDAPLAKYLLPDGGAGAGERRVRVVAKDHPDAMRAVTLVRPLATLSLPGDGTPMSLLAVTIKTGRTHQIRVHLASAGHPIAGDDKYGESERRRALQKLGLKRMFLHAWRLQFNHPATGERVALQAELPPELRSLMPPAALNAMALHPTPTTHD; from the coding sequence GTGAAAAACATTATAGGTGCGAAGCAAGCCCCCGCGGCTAAGGAGTTTGCCGGAGGGCCGGCGGCCATCCGCTTCCTCACGATCGACGCCGAGTCGGCCGGGCAGCGCCTCGACAACTTCCTCTTCCGCCATCTGAAAGGCGTGCCGAAGACCCACGTCTACCGGATCATCCGGTCGGGCGAGGTGCGCATCAACAAGGGGCGGGCGCAGGCCGAGACCCGCGTCGAGACCGGCGACGTGGTGCGCCTGCCGCCGATCCGCGTGGCCGAACGCGCCGAGGAGGCCGCGAGCGCCGCGCCGGCGCGCGAATTCCCGCTGCTGCTCGAGGACGAGGCCGTGCTGGCCGTCGACAAGCCCGCCGGCGTGGCGGTGCATGGCGGCAGCGGCGTGAGCTTCGGCGTGATCGAGCAGTTGCGCACGGCGCGCCCGGGCGCGAAGTTTCTCGAGCTGGTGCACCGGCTCGACCGCGAGACCTCGGGCATCCTGCTGGTCGCCAAGAAGCGCAGCGCGCTGGTGGCGCTGCAGGAGCAGTTCAGGGAACGCGAGACCGGCAAGACCTATCTGGCGCTGGTCGAGGGCGCCTGGCCCGCCAACAAGAAGGTGCTCGACGCGCCGCTCGCCAAGTACCTGCTGCCCGACGGCGGCGCCGGTGCCGGCGAACGCCGCGTGCGCGTGGTCGCCAAGGACCATCCCGACGCGATGCGCGCCGTGACGCTGGTGCGTCCGCTCGCCACGCTGTCGCTGCCCGGCGATGGCACGCCGATGTCATTGCTGGCCGTCACCATCAAGACCGGCCGCACGCACCAGATCCGCGTCCACCTGGCGTCGGCCGGCCATCCGATCGCCGGCGACGACAAGTACGGCGAATCCGAGCGCCGGCGCGCGCTGCAGAAGCTGGGCCTCAAGCGCATGTTCCTCCACGCCTGGCGACTGCAGTTCAACCATCCCGCCACCGGCGAACGCGTCGCGCTGCAGGCCGAGCTGCCGCCAGAATTGCGCTCGCTGATGCCGCCCGCCGCGCTCAACGCGATGGCGCTACACCCCACGCCCACCACCCATGACTGA
- a CDS encoding SAM-dependent methyltransferase, with product MSRGKLYLVPAPLDFGCDSQAPLQDALPLGTLQTAAGITHWICENAKSARAYLKRIDAVAPLAAPLQAQAIQELPREVHKKGDHAGQFDARPLLAAALEGHDIGLLSEAGMPAVADPGSSVARAAHDLGITVVPLIGPVSLLLALAASGLNGQNFAFVGYLPQDADERQRRIRELEALALKTGQTQLFIETPYRNAALLQALVQTLQHNTRLAVARGLTLAEANLRSETIKGWRANKPPAGVDERLPAVFAIGR from the coding sequence GTGAGCCGCGGAAAGCTCTACCTCGTGCCGGCGCCGCTCGATTTCGGCTGCGACAGCCAGGCCCCGCTGCAGGACGCGCTGCCGCTCGGCACGCTGCAGACCGCCGCCGGCATCACGCACTGGATCTGCGAGAACGCTAAGTCCGCGCGCGCCTATCTCAAGCGCATCGACGCGGTGGCCCCGCTGGCGGCACCGCTGCAGGCGCAGGCGATCCAGGAACTGCCGCGCGAAGTACACAAGAAAGGCGACCACGCCGGCCAGTTCGACGCCCGCCCGCTGCTGGCGGCGGCGCTCGAGGGCCACGACATCGGCCTGCTCAGCGAAGCCGGCATGCCGGCCGTGGCCGACCCGGGCTCGTCGGTGGCACGCGCGGCGCACGACCTGGGCATCACGGTGGTGCCGCTGATCGGCCCGGTCTCGCTGCTGCTGGCGCTGGCCGCCAGCGGCCTCAACGGCCAGAACTTCGCCTTCGTCGGCTACCTGCCGCAGGACGCCGACGAGCGCCAGCGCCGCATCCGCGAACTCGAGGCACTGGCCCTCAAGACCGGACAGACCCAGTTGTTCATCGAGACGCCCTACCGCAACGCCGCCCTGCTGCAGGCCCTGGTGCAGACGCTGCAGCACAACACGCGGCTGGCGGTCGCGCGCGGCCTCACGCTGGCCGAGGCGAACCTGCGCAGCGAGACCATCAAGGGCTGGCGCGCCAACAAGCCGCCGGCCGGCGTCGACGAACGCCTGCCCGCGGTGTTCGCGATCGGGCGCTGA
- a CDS encoding LysR family transcriptional regulator, whose translation MDFDPTLLRAFVAVKETGSFTRAAQRLHLTQSAISHQIRRLEEQVGRALLHRTTRRLTVTEDGEDFLRYAEQILTTLDAMTQRFQPSPISGVVRFGAPDNFLGERLAPLLSQFARAFPSVRLEVCVSMHVDLRAAIRAGELDLAVVMSPPEVEEGTRLRRTQLVWAAAETFEPPRGGSLPLAFFPKPCVYRQVAGSALDLAPIDWHVVFTSASPQGIRAAVLAGLAATVITRDDVEPGMKIVDGRYGLRPLPSVDFSLIWSENGRTPCACRFGELILEMPAP comes from the coding sequence ATGGACTTCGATCCCACCCTGCTGCGCGCCTTCGTCGCCGTGAAGGAGACCGGCAGCTTCACGCGCGCCGCGCAGCGCCTGCACCTGACGCAATCGGCCATCAGCCACCAGATCCGCCGGCTCGAGGAGCAGGTGGGCCGCGCGCTGCTGCACCGGACGACGCGCCGCCTCACGGTGACCGAGGACGGCGAGGATTTCCTGCGCTATGCCGAGCAGATCCTGACGACGCTCGACGCCATGACGCAGCGCTTCCAGCCCTCGCCGATCTCGGGCGTGGTGCGCTTCGGCGCGCCCGACAACTTCCTGGGCGAGCGCCTGGCGCCGCTGCTGTCGCAGTTCGCGCGCGCTTTCCCGTCGGTGCGCCTGGAGGTCTGCGTGAGCATGCATGTCGACCTGCGCGCGGCGATCAGGGCGGGCGAGCTCGACCTCGCGGTCGTGATGTCGCCGCCCGAGGTGGAGGAGGGCACGCGGCTGCGGCGCACGCAACTGGTCTGGGCTGCGGCCGAGACCTTCGAGCCGCCCCGGGGCGGCTCGCTGCCGCTGGCCTTCTTTCCGAAGCCCTGCGTCTACCGGCAGGTGGCCGGCTCGGCGCTCGACCTCGCGCCGATCGACTGGCACGTGGTGTTCACCTCGGCCAGCCCGCAGGGCATTCGCGCGGCGGTGCTCGCGGGGCTCGCTGCGACGGTGATCACGCGCGATGACGTGGAGCCGGGCATGAAGATCGTCGACGGCCGCTATGGGCTGCGGCCCTTGCCGAGCGTGGACTTCTCGCTGATCTGGAGCGAGAACGGCCGCACGCCCTGTGCCTGCCGCTTCGGGGAGCTGATCCTCGAGATGCCGGCCCCATGA
- the rpmF gene encoding 50S ribosomal protein L32, with protein sequence MAVQQNKKSPSKRGMHRSHNALGVPGIAVEPTTGETHLRHHISPNGFYRGRQVLKNKSEA encoded by the coding sequence ATGGCCGTCCAGCAAAACAAGAAGTCGCCTTCCAAGCGCGGCATGCACCGTTCCCACAATGCCCTGGGCGTGCCCGGCATCGCCGTCGAGCCGACCACCGGCGAAACGCACCTGCGTCACCACATCAGCCCCAACGGTTTCTACCGTGGCCGTCAGGTGCTCAAGAACAAGTCCGAAGCCTGA
- the maf gene encoding septum formation inhibitor Maf has product MQRTVILASTSRYRRELLTRLRLPFEVHAPEVDETPRAGETPQALAQRLALEKANAVATRFPDAVVIGSDQVADLAGESLGKPGDHARATAQLRRMRGQTLVFQTAVAVVCQATGFVERDLAPVRVVFRELSDAAIEQYLLAEQPYDCAGSAKSEGLGIALLEAIDSDDPSALVGLPLIRTARMLRAAGIDLL; this is encoded by the coding sequence ATGCAACGCACCGTGATCCTCGCCTCCACCTCGCGCTACCGCCGCGAGTTGCTCACCCGCCTGCGCCTGCCCTTCGAGGTGCATGCGCCCGAAGTCGACGAAACGCCGCGGGCCGGCGAAACCCCGCAGGCCCTGGCCCAGCGGCTCGCGCTCGAGAAAGCCAACGCCGTGGCCACCCGCTTCCCCGACGCCGTGGTGATCGGCTCCGACCAGGTGGCCGACCTGGCCGGCGAATCGCTCGGCAAGCCCGGCGACCACGCGCGCGCCACCGCCCAACTGCGGCGCATGCGCGGCCAGACGCTGGTCTTCCAGACCGCGGTGGCGGTCGTCTGCCAGGCGACCGGCTTCGTCGAGCGCGACCTGGCGCCCGTGCGCGTGGTGTTCCGCGAGCTCAGCGACGCCGCGATCGAGCAGTACCTGCTGGCCGAGCAGCCCTATGACTGCGCGGGCAGCGCCAAGAGCGAGGGCCTGGGCATCGCGTTGCTCGAGGCCATCGACAGCGACGACCCCAGCGCGCTGGTGGGCCTGCCGCTGATCCGCACCGCCCGCATGCTGCGCGCCGCCGGGATCGACCTGCTGTGA
- a CDS encoding Rne/Rng family ribonuclease: MKRMLINATQAEERRLAIVDGQKLLDYEIEIEGREQRKGNIYKAVVTRVEPSLEACFVDYGEDRHGFLPFKEISKQYFAEGVSASQARIQDVIKEGQELVVQVEKEERGNKGAALTTFISLAGRYVVLMPNNPRGGGVSRRIEGDDRAELKEAMDQLEYPKGMSIIARTAGIGRSAPELQWDLNYLLKLWTAIDGAAKGGKGAFLIYQESSLVIRAIRDYFNHDIGDILIDTDDIYDQAQQFMAHVMPEHAARVKRYRDDAALFSRFQIEHQIESAYARTVQLPSGGAIVIDHTEALVSVDVNSARAIKGGDIEETATRTNLEAADEVARQMRLRDLGGLIVIDFIDMDESKNRREVESRLRDALRQDRARVQFGSISKFGLMEMSRQRLKPALSEGSSIPCPRCGGSGHIRDTESSALQILRIIQEESMKDNTAAVHVQVPVEVASFLLNEKRTEIAKIELKQRVSVLMVPNKTLETPNYKLERLKHDDPRLDHIEASYKMADEIEDPTSVTRRSQEPTNKQTPVIKGVLPDAPAPVVPVKPEPVRAPVAAPAPVAPPVAVAPAPAELGFFARIKSWFGGGTPAAAPAPAPSAIPVEPPKPTRREGRDGRPGRDGESRGGRDGEQRRGGRGGEGRNAEGRGENGARSGNRDGERRGGGRNGERREGGREGREGREGRDNRSAELRADGQPRENNREGRPPREGDQRRGRGERREGEGRNVPAEALEGVSLEAQQLAPNAVPGEEGTAGGERATRARRERGERGERGERGERNGERGERNLNGDAPRGEAAAGEDGNAAQGERTERAPRNGREERGPRGERNDGRRERRNDGQPRFNEEGEAATTASADAEAGREAAPQDGAEQAPRRDGEERRGRSRDRYGRDRRERAPREEGEAQPVAAFDGAPAEAQNLQDAPVARQPQPFAEQAVAPVAEAADSVAVVAEAPAAAPQVREPAPQARFEQPQQPAAPVAPIVVERASAPQPAANGRALPKVQSFELPLDELAQIAQSSGLQWVNSDAERIAQARAAIAAEPKPVHVPRERPPVIVLDEGPLVLVETRRELAAMTLPFEQPAGEAQPEQRTLSASARLQ, encoded by the coding sequence ATGAAGCGGATGCTGATCAATGCCACGCAGGCCGAAGAACGCCGCCTGGCCATCGTCGACGGGCAGAAGCTCCTCGACTACGAAATCGAGATCGAGGGACGCGAACAGCGCAAGGGCAACATCTACAAGGCCGTCGTGACCCGCGTCGAGCCCAGCCTCGAGGCCTGTTTCGTCGACTACGGCGAGGACCGCCACGGCTTCCTGCCGTTCAAGGAAATCTCCAAGCAATACTTCGCCGAAGGCGTCTCGGCCAGCCAGGCCCGGATCCAGGACGTGATCAAGGAAGGCCAGGAACTGGTCGTCCAGGTCGAGAAGGAAGAGCGCGGCAACAAGGGCGCGGCCCTCACCACCTTCATCTCGCTGGCCGGCCGCTACGTCGTGCTGATGCCGAACAACCCGCGTGGCGGTGGCGTCTCGCGCCGCATCGAGGGCGACGACCGCGCCGAGCTCAAGGAGGCGATGGACCAGCTCGAGTACCCGAAGGGCATGAGCATCATCGCGCGCACCGCCGGCATCGGCCGCTCGGCGCCCGAACTCCAGTGGGACCTGAACTATCTGCTCAAGCTCTGGACCGCCATCGACGGCGCGGCCAAGGGCGGCAAGGGCGCCTTCCTGATCTACCAGGAATCCTCGCTCGTGATCCGCGCGATCCGTGATTACTTCAATCACGACATCGGCGACATCCTGATCGACACCGACGACATCTACGACCAGGCGCAGCAGTTCATGGCGCACGTCATGCCCGAGCATGCCGCCCGCGTGAAGCGCTACCGCGACGACGCCGCCCTGTTCAGCCGCTTCCAGATCGAGCACCAGATCGAATCGGCCTACGCCCGCACCGTGCAGCTGCCCTCGGGCGGCGCCATCGTGATCGACCACACCGAGGCGCTGGTCTCGGTCGACGTGAACTCGGCCCGCGCCATCAAGGGCGGCGACATCGAGGAAACCGCGACCCGCACCAACCTCGAAGCCGCCGACGAAGTGGCGCGCCAGATGCGCCTGCGCGACCTCGGCGGCCTGATCGTCATCGACTTCATCGACATGGACGAGTCGAAGAACCGCCGCGAGGTCGAGAGCCGCCTGCGCGACGCGCTGCGCCAGGACCGCGCGCGCGTGCAGTTCGGTTCGATCAGCAAGTTCGGCCTGATGGAAATGAGCCGCCAGCGCCTGAAGCCGGCGCTGAGCGAAGGCTCGTCGATCCCCTGCCCCCGTTGCGGCGGCTCGGGCCACATCCGCGACACCGAATCGAGCGCGCTGCAGATCCTGCGCATCATTCAGGAAGAGTCGATGAAGGACAACACCGCCGCCGTGCACGTGCAGGTGCCGGTGGAAGTCGCTTCGTTCCTGCTCAACGAGAAGCGCACCGAGATCGCCAAGATCGAGCTCAAGCAGCGCGTGAGCGTGCTGATGGTGCCGAACAAGACGCTCGAGACGCCCAACTACAAGCTCGAACGCCTGAAGCACGACGACCCGCGCCTCGACCACATCGAGGCCAGCTACAAGATGGCCGACGAGATCGAGGACCCGACCTCGGTCACGCGCCGTTCGCAGGAGCCCACCAACAAGCAGACGCCGGTCATCAAGGGCGTGCTGCCCGACGCGCCGGCGCCCGTGGTGCCGGTCAAGCCCGAGCCGGTGCGCGCGCCCGTCGCCGCACCCGCGCCGGTCGCGCCGCCCGTGGCGGTGGCGCCCGCGCCGGCCGAGCTGGGCTTCTTCGCCCGCATCAAGAGCTGGTTCGGCGGCGGTACGCCGGCGGCCGCGCCGGCACCCGCACCCTCGGCGATTCCGGTCGAGCCGCCGAAGCCGACGCGCCGCGAAGGCCGTGACGGCCGTCCGGGCCGCGATGGCGAATCGCGCGGTGGACGCGACGGCGAACAACGCCGTGGCGGCCGCGGCGGCGAAGGCCGCAATGCCGAAGGCCGTGGCGAGAACGGCGCCCGTTCGGGCAACCGCGACGGCGAACGCCGTGGCGGCGGCCGCAATGGCGAGCGCCGCGAAGGCGGCCGCGAGGGCCGTGAAGGTCGCGAAGGCCGCGACAACCGCAGCGCCGAGCTGCGCGCCGATGGCCAGCCGCGCGAGAACAACCGCGAAGGCCGTCCGCCGCGCGAAGGCGACCAGCGCCGTGGCCGTGGCGAACGCCGCGAGGGCGAAGGCCGCAACGTGCCGGCCGAAGCGCTCGAAGGCGTCAGCCTCGAAGCCCAGCAGCTCGCACCGAACGCGGTGCCGGGCGAGGAAGGCACGGCCGGCGGCGAACGCGCAACGCGCGCCCGCCGCGAACGGGGTGAACGCGGCGAGCGCGGTGAGCGTGGCGAGCGCAACGGCGAACGCGGCGAACGCAACCTGAACGGCGACGCGCCGCGCGGCGAAGCCGCCGCCGGCGAGGACGGCAACGCCGCGCAGGGCGAACGCACCGAGCGTGCACCGCGCAACGGCCGCGAGGAGCGTGGCCCGCGTGGCGAACGCAACGACGGCCGCCGCGAGCGCCGCAACGACGGCCAGCCGCGTTTCAACGAGGAAGGCGAAGCCGCCACCACTGCATCGGCCGACGCCGAAGCCGGCCGCGAAGCCGCACCGCAGGACGGCGCCGAGCAGGCACCGCGCCGCGACGGCGAAGAGCGCCGCGGCCGTTCGCGCGACCGCTACGGCCGTGACCGCCGCGAACGCGCACCGCGCGAAGAAGGCGAAGCGCAACCCGTGGCCGCCTTCGACGGTGCGCCCGCCGAAGCGCAGAACCTGCAGGACGCACCCGTCGCGCGCCAGCCGCAGCCGTTCGCGGAGCAAGCGGTGGCCCCGGTCGCCGAAGCCGCCGACAGCGTCGCGGTCGTCGCCGAAGCACCGGCCGCCGCGCCGCAGGTGCGCGAGCCCGCGCCGCAGGCGCGCTTCGAGCAGCCGCAGCAACCCGCGGCGCCCGTGGCCCCGATCGTGGTCGAACGCGCGAGCGCGCCCCAGCCGGCCGCCAACGGCCGTGCGCTGCCGAAGGTCCAGTCCTTCGAGCTGCCGCTCGACGAGCTCGCGCAGATCGCGCAGAGCTCGGGCCTGCAGTGGGTCAACTCCGACGCCGAACGCATCGCGCAGGCGCGCGCCGCGATCGCCGCCGAGCCGAAGCCGGTCCACGTGCCGCGCGAACGCCCGCCGGTGATCGTGCTCGACGAAGGCCCGCTGGTGCTGGTCGAAACCCGCCGCGAACTGGCCGCGATGACGCTGCCGTTCGAGCAACCGGCTGGCGAGGCGCAGCCGGAGCAGCGCACGCTCTCAGCATCCGCTCGACTGCAATGA
- a CDS encoding Rieske 2Fe-2S domain-containing protein: MSDDSIPLCNAADLAEGGRAVSFDVVYGGETCRAFAVRFEGQPHAYLNRCSHVAMEMDFQPDRFFDDTGQWLLCATHGAVYRPDTGECAGGPCRGGLVKIALSERDGVVHWHTAWNLQPFNF; encoded by the coding sequence ATGAGCGACGACAGCATTCCCCTGTGCAATGCGGCCGACCTCGCCGAGGGCGGCCGGGCCGTGTCCTTCGACGTGGTCTACGGCGGCGAGACCTGCCGCGCCTTCGCGGTGCGCTTCGAGGGCCAGCCGCATGCCTACCTCAACCGCTGCAGCCACGTGGCGATGGAAATGGACTTCCAGCCCGACCGCTTCTTCGACGACACCGGCCAATGGCTGCTGTGCGCCACCCACGGCGCCGTGTACCGGCCCGACACCGGCGAATGCGCGGGCGGGCCGTGCCGTGGCGGCCTCGTGAAGATCGCGCTGAGCGAGCGCGACGGCGTGGTGCACTGGCATACTGCCTGGAACCTCCAACCCTTCAATTTCTAG
- a CDS encoding DUF177 domain-containing protein — MKREFAPGRLDVAGFAAAAATLSADDPVRNYTRLVDEMAAEAASDAVVHWEADGEQRVGADGREEPWLHLTAEATVPLVCQRCLSPVDTPVQVDRWFRFVADEETAAVQDEESEEDLLVASRDFDLHALIEDELLMEIPVMPVHDVCPAPVQLSAVDPDFESPDKARENPFAVLGALRSRKPGQGD; from the coding sequence ATGAAGAGAGAATTTGCCCCCGGCCGGCTCGATGTCGCCGGCTTTGCCGCCGCGGCGGCCACCCTGTCCGCCGACGATCCGGTGCGCAACTACACCCGGCTGGTCGACGAGATGGCGGCCGAGGCTGCTTCCGATGCCGTGGTGCACTGGGAAGCCGATGGCGAGCAGCGCGTCGGCGCCGACGGCCGCGAAGAGCCCTGGCTGCACCTGACGGCCGAGGCCACGGTGCCGCTGGTCTGCCAGCGCTGCCTGTCGCCGGTCGACACGCCGGTGCAGGTCGACCGCTGGTTCCGCTTCGTGGCCGATGAAGAGACTGCCGCGGTTCAGGACGAGGAGTCCGAGGAGGACCTGCTGGTCGCCAGCCGCGATTTCGACCTGCACGCGCTGATCGAGGACGAGCTGCTGATGGAAATTCCGGTCATGCCGGTGCACGACGTGTGCCCGGCGCCGGTCCAGCTCTCGGCCGTCGACCCGGATTTCGAGTCGCCCGACAAGGCGCGCGAAAACCCCTTCGCCGTGCTGGGTGCGTTGCGTTCGCGCAAGCCCGGGCAGGGCGACTAG